In Aedes albopictus strain Foshan chromosome 3, AalbF5, whole genome shotgun sequence, the genomic window tgtgatagctgtgaatccgattatggaacttcgtatcatttgatatgtaactgtccagttttcgcgcaactgcgtttccgagtattcggtaaacacttattaagtgaaactgacttcagaaacctgaatcttcaggatattctgttgttcttaacccgctgtggtaaagagctataggctctctttcgctttatgcgttattacagtgcccttttcagggcgctgtttgaacccattgtggtacgcttgtgcgttagtaccctcttccagggtatttttcctatttccctacctgtccctatccccatccaaatcctttttccttccttttccctcaggtagatgatgaaataggctgttattttggcgatggcacaaatgtcccaaatggaggataacgtgcctctggagccggccttctgataccttgatgataccatgcaatatgggtatcaatcgatcgggctttatgagaagaagggtagagggtcatgggagattagggtggggcttattttaaaaaatgtctccgggatatgatttcccatgtggaaagtgatccactagtcgcaataagtgagctgtacaaaaatgagcgatttcggttgatattcagGGGTGGCGCAaaaattttcagtattttttttactaGAAGAAACCTTCAAATACATTTCAAAATTAATGTTAAAACATAACATTtccagactaaatcggtgatttaagaacccaattgggccaaatttgtgctcaaaattacaatatctccactggtttccgagttatttgaaaaaaatgtcatattttggcaTCTAAcccaaaaataccaaaatactacatattttttcaaatatctcagaaaccagtcgaaattttgagcacaaatttggcccaattgggttcttaaatcaccgatttagtctagaaatgttatgtttcaACATTAATTTTGAAATGTATTTGAAGGTTTcttctagtaaaaaaaaaaaaatactgaaaccctttgcgccacccctgaatatcaaccgaaatcgctcatttttgtacagctcacttatttcgactagttaatcactttccacatgggaaatcatatgggaaatatgaataaatatagatttcttccgagattttttttctggcaatCCTCAATCAATCGAGGCAatcatcttctatggttcttgcaggaatacctgctcagcttctgccGGCATTCTTGGcgtgatctctctaaggattctatcaggtattctttacgggattccttcaggaataatttcagagttttctgccagaattgcttacTTTCATACTTTCAAAgtattctgtcgaaacatatttagagaatcctaatggacttctttctacgagccgggatcctcgctcggaatttatacagcaattcctcccgagatttcttctgtgattatttcagggattcctaccaagctttcagctgagattccctcagagttATTCAAgatatacctctcagaattccttcagtaattcctcccgggattccttcagcgggAATGTCCTTCCCCCAGCGATATGTgtttcagacttttgtacgtaattctaaattgcaattggtagatcgaataaaattgaatttttgtgtGATTTACCATTTTCATGTAGCCGTAAGACACATTCTCTTTTCAATGTAACTAGATAGTACCCATAATTATACAATAAAACCCACATATTATTCACGAATTAAAAataatggagtagtacaaacatgaGTGAAGAAATCGtgtaggggaattgtgggtaaaatgaacagggtggtgtttttcaacaatcaggctatttttgcatattttaacgATTGGGTTCTATGCAACAACATAAACCATTGTACTTCTGCTGTGGCCTTAAAAATTAACTAAATCACTTTAAAATCAGGAAAATAGCGAAAATCTTGCAAACAATATGGTCTGATGTAAAAATGAGCTAATCGTAATTAAGGTTAATTCGTACATTATTAGCAAATTTCTACATGTGTGATGCCATATTCTAATGATTCACTCCTAAGACAAAACATttagtgaagaaaaaaaaatagttattatttttattaaaatttttgaagttattttaaaTCAGAGCTTGGGGGTAAAATAAACAGTTGCTGCAAACTTTAtatcattttttcaagattttgttcAAACTCAATATACTGAAATCTCTAACGTATATCGTTACATAAATAGAgtaaaaagttaagaaaacatatactacttaaacaaaataagattgttattagattttttttttcaaataattatttctgccctaatttataagtcctttttctattctgtttgagtggttatcatctttcTCACTTGTtgagagctgtattgtatctatacggatcagaatataacgatagaagttgtgctgaaatagaactcgagaaaattatcagatattaaccctaaaagggatacctggggtccattggaccccaggcgcctttcaaagctcgtctttgatgtaacacactcagcgaggtgacgaaggtatcctttttagggttaaggacctacaatgaagattatttttggaactacaccatagactttcaTTTTTTTCGTCACATCATTCTTATTTTATTttaacttgacctttgataacaaatttatttaaagttttaaattgtgagacaccttgggcgttaacgggctAATAAAATTTAGAAATCTGTTTGAGCAAGTCTTCCAATGACATGTAAGTTTTGCAGCAAAATGTGGGTAAAAAGGTTTTTATCAGTTTGTTGTGAATGTTAGTTTACATTATTTCTAGTAAAGTTCGACACCCAATTCAGTACCTCTACCCAACAATTTCGCAGCGTGACTTTACTCCATTGCACGTATCGAAAAAAGAACCAGGGAAACGTACCGAACATTTTTGGCGAACTTCCAATACAACGCACATAAAATGCCATTATACCTGATGGATGCCTTCAGTCGAACGTGAGAATTGCGCTACAAGCATGATCAAACATTTTGGAATTCTCGTTTCAATCCTCGCAGTCGTAAGCATTGCGTATGCGAACCAACACAAGATCGTCCAGAAGAGTCTCAGCGAAGCCAACGCCGAATGTGGTTTATATAGTCCTTCGGGCCCATGCCGGGCACGATGTGTGACGCTGTTGACCCGTGATTGGAACGACACGGCCGGACTGAGTCCAGTGTACGATCGCTTCTACCGACCGGATCCGAACGATCACTGCAATAGCAACCGCACGCAAAGATGTTTGAGCGATCTCGGAGCAAGGGTGGCTCCGGAAGGCACGTGTCTTCGCGCTTCCGGATCTGTCCAGTGCTATCTTGATCAGTACGGTGAGGTGAACATGAATGCACCAAGATTTGTGAAGCCCACCCCGCTGCAGCAGCAGTTGATCATTTGGGAGTGTGGCGCCATGCTTGGCCTTTCGGGTGATCAAATTCTACGTTCGATCGGGGATTCTGACTACAGCATGCAGGAGACGCGATGTCTCTATCGGTGCTACCTGATTCGAAGCGGAATGTATACCGACGAGGGCGGACTGAATATGGAGAGATTTTATGTGGCTTGCGGAGGATACGAAGACGAGTTCTACCAGAATGTGACTCAGTGTGCGGAGCGAGTGCGAAGTTCAACGAGTTGCGATGATCGGTGTACGCTGGCACAGCGACTGGCATCGGAATGCATCGGAGCGCGGTATGATCAAAATCTGAACCCTGGAGGAGCTAATATCGATGCGCGGGATGGTTCTACTGTCACTTGTGAGTAAAACCAGTTTGAAAGAGTAAATTCTAAGGAAATGTAAACCGTTTTCTTTTTGTTCTATTGCAGATGCTGTTTTCCAAAATTATGCTGGACGAGATATGACAAACTCTTTCGTACTAAATCAAGGATaatcaaatcaaataaaaaaaatataaacaaactTATATTCGcttttaaatatttttagaatTGAAATAGGACCATGCGGGGTTTCTGAATgcattcaagggggtttcaggaaatCAGGAAAGGGGAGAGTGTCTTCAGGAGCATTTATGGACTTCCAGGAggttcagaggagtttcagggggcttcacatGCTCTCAGATGAGTTTCAGGGAGGATTTTCAGCTGGTTTCGGCAGagggtttttcagggatttcggaGGGACTCAGTTTACAGGGGCCTGagaaggtttcaaggggtttgTGGAGGCATTTAAGAGGCGTTTTGGGGAATTATtgagggtctcaagggcgttaCAGGGAATTCTAGGGGGCTTTATGAAGCTACAGGTTTTGGcactacattttggatcactgctttcagcttcaatgagattttagaggcgtttcataaGAATTTCAGGTGGTTTGGGAACCTCCAAAAACTTCctttcgtcgatcagccaccaaccgatcacgcacctctcTGCATGTcgtccatcactataaaagctgttccaagCTCACGTGTGCTGCAGCAACtctagtagatggtatgattacctctaaacgttcgcaccgtgAATCCTGTCCAGTACATCTCCTGTagtgctacgatgccgaacccgcggtccttcagaagA contains:
- the LOC109426499 gene encoding general odorant-binding protein 45; amino-acid sequence: MPSVERENCATSMIKHFGILVSILAVVSIAYANQHKIVQKSLSEANAECGLYSPSGPCRARCVTLLTRDWNDTAGLSPVYDRFYRPDPNDHCNSNRTQRCLSDLGARVAPEGTCLRASGSVQCYLDQYGEVNMNAPRFVKPTPLQQQLIIWECGAMLGLSGDQILRSIGDSDYSMQETRCLYRCYLIRSGMYTDEGGLNMERFYVACGGYEDEFYQNVTQCAERVRSSTSCDDRCTLAQRLASECIGARYDQNLNPGGANIDARDGSTVTYAVFQNYAGRDMTNSFVLNQG